The DNA region ACAGCAGGCCCTGCGCCCGCGTGAGGACGGCGTGACGGCGGCCCCGGCTCTAAAGGGGGCTGGGGTGGATCTCCTCACCTGCCCTCGCTTTATCCCGAAGTAGCGTGCCACTGGGTCTCCGGCCTGGATCCTGGGCAGCTGGTTCTCTCGCAGTTTACTGAGAAGCTCAGTCAGGGAAAAAGCCAGGCTCCGctggctggggtgggagtgggggcgtgcgggtgggaggggaggagacgGGCCCAGGGCGGGGGGCAAAAGGATACTACCGGGCCAGCAGCTCTGTCACCTCCTCCTTGGTCATGACGACGTGCTCTGGGACCAGCTGCCAAGAGGAAAAGCCGAGTCTCCGTGGGTGCAAGAGACCCCGCTGTGCCCCCGTGTGCAACAGGGGAGCAGCGTGGCCTGTTTCCTTGGCGTGAACCATCCACCCGGGCGCCCAGGGACATCACAGAGGTCCTGGCTACAATCCCACCTTGCTCCTGACTCCACATGTGGATGGGGGCTAGAGCCTGCAGCTCATGCAGACGGGCCGTGGGGCACAATCTGGGGACACTGGGACTCCTGGGAAAACAGATTCCATCCCCCACCTCGCCCCCCAGCTTCCTGACTCCTGgcaggttcccaggtgatgctgctgcttcCCACCCAGGGCCACACTCGGAGACCCCTGCTCTGCTTCCTTCAGCAGACCTTCTCCCCCAGAACGGGGAGCGCTGGCACCTGGACGTGTCCCCACAACCCTCTTACGCTCTGGCGGGGGCCACATCTCTGCCATCCCTAAGCAGCCCTCACACTCAGGCCCCTACCTCATGCTCCGTGATGTTAATGAGTAGCTCCTGCTGCAGAAACTGCTCCAGGATGTACTTGGGGGCCATGTCAACCAGAGACTGGAAGAGACGCCGACCCTCACACACAGCCAAGGGCCAGGACGACGCCACCCATTTCTTCCCCAGAGGCTGACGGCAGGCGGGCAGCCAAAGGGGGTTTATTCTCACACCTCAGTAGGTGCCATGCGTCACAATCAGGAAATCCCACTACTGGTCAGCGAGACTTCTCGAGGAGGAAGGGCCCACCTGCCCCGACACAGTTCCAAGGCCTCAGCCTGGTGTCACAAACAGTCACATCTGACAAAATGCTCCCTCGGATGTCCCTGTGCTAGTGGGGCGGTGAGAACTCTGCACAGGGACAAGACTGCTTGCTGGCCCACCAATCCCAAACACCAACCTCCACTCAGGGACACGGGCACCCACACGGGCCACGTCCCCGTTCTGGCTTCTCTCCTTAGCGGGCATCAGCCACGACAATGCTGGGCTGGCTTTGGGAGGCCCAAGGAGGAAAGCCGCTCCTTCTCAGATCCCAAGCTCCCGAGGCCCCATCAGCACACGGGGCTGACACCACCAGGGGCTGGCGGGCAGCATGCCCACCCTGGGTGAGGACTGTCAGCAGGGCCCGGGGAGGGGGACCACACACAGGCCCACCTGCTTGGCGGAGGGGGTCATGCCCTGCTGCACCACGATGAGGGCCCGGGTGATATTCTCCTCCTGCATCCGCTGGCAGTACACCTTGATAGTCTTGATCCCCACTTTCGGCTCCTCTGGGAACAGAACACATGGTGGTCTACACTGCAAGGGCCCCTCTTCCCTGGGGGTCCCTGCGTCCTAGCTCTACCTCGCCAAGGGGTCCCAGTGCCGCTCGGGAACAGGCCCTTCtctctggggcctcagtttccccatgagCCCAACAGGAACCAGGGTGTGGGTTCTCCTCCACATCTCCTGGGGAGCTGAAAGGTGGCCTGCATCTCCCCACCTAACGGGTCCCTCTCTGGAACGAGGATCTGGGAGTCCATACGGTGTAGTGCCTCAGTGGCTCCGAGGTCTGCGAACCTCCCAGATGAAGCGGTTTGCCTGGTCCAGGCTCCGAGGTGGCTGCGTGTCCAGAGGGACATGGTCAGCTGACCTGAGGGACGACAGTCCCATCCCTGCACAGCAAGACCTGCCGGACCCTCAGAGCCAGCGGAAGGTCAGCAAGCGCCAGGACGTGTGAGGGGCTCCCAGGCAGGCCTTCCTGTGCACGCAGCACATCTCCTCAGACCCTCACTCACCTGACAGGCAGCATCAGGGGCAGAGTCCCCCAAAATCCTTGTGTTagagtcctaacccctagtacctcgaATGTGACTGTACTCGAGAACAAAGTCTTTAAAGAGATGGTTCAATCTAAACAAAGTCGTTAGGGTAGACCTTAGCGGGAAAACCGGCAGCCCTCTAagatgtgaggacacagagatgcAGAGGGACGACCCCATGAGGACATGGAGACGGCTGTCAGGCTGCCGGGAGCGAGGCCTCAGGGAAcccagccctgccgacaccctgGTCTCAGACATCCTGCCTCCAGCACGGGGAGGGGATCAGAGTGCTGCTGAAGAGGCCCGTCTGCGGGGCTCTGTTACAGCAGTCCGCGTGGACTAACACGGTGGGAAACTCAGTCCTGTCCTGGGGCCCGTTCGTGAACACGACACCCCCTGTCCAACTCCGGGGAAGGCCCTGCCACCAGGCAGGTTCCGAGGAGGCTGAGAGCTCCACGGGGAGTCACGTGATTAGGCAGCAAGCCTTCCGGTAAACACGCCTCACACATGGGGGCGCTTTTTGTAAAAGTACCGGCGGGGTCCATCCTGCAATGTTTTCTAACCCTTGATTCTAGGCAGGGGCCTGGGCCCCCAGGGTGCTCACCACACAC from Ursus arctos isolate Adak ecotype North America unplaced genomic scaffold, UrsArc2.0 scaffold_14, whole genome shotgun sequence includes:
- the POLR2E gene encoding DNA-directed RNA polymerases I, II, and III subunit RPABC1; the protein is MDDEEETYRLWKIRKTIMQLCHDRGYLVTQDELDQTLEEFKAQFGDKPSEGRPRRTDLTVLVAHNDDPTDQMFVFFPEEPKVGIKTIKVYCQRMQEENITRALIVVQQGMTPSAKQSLVDMAPKYILEQFLQQELLINITEHELVPEHVVMTKEEVTELLARYKLRENQLPRIQAGDPVARYFGIKRGQVVKIIRPSETAGRYITYRLVQ